Proteins encoded within one genomic window of bacterium:
- a CDS encoding arylamine N-acetyltransferase: MPDTKLHPDLSERVLAKIGLPRPPVANADGLARLYEAFSCAVPFDNVRKRIYLARGGSGPLPGDDPAEFLEGWVRDGTGGTCWAISGGFHALLRSLDFRASRVLSTMLVGPADAPPNHGSVTVELEEGNFLVDPTMKLHKPLRLSAEPTSVAHDARGAECQPMGPGWTVSFSPLHLDQPLRCRLDRLDATAADCRSRHEDTRGWSPFNYQVYARVARPDRSEAITFGSRVLLENDGTMTRDPADEKMRKAFLIEEVGMSEEIVSQLPADEKTPPPPGSKTAAENRA, from the coding sequence TTGCCCGACACGAAACTCCATCCCGATCTCAGCGAACGCGTACTCGCGAAGATCGGTCTTCCGCGCCCCCCGGTGGCGAATGCGGACGGCCTGGCGCGACTCTACGAGGCATTTAGCTGCGCGGTTCCCTTCGACAATGTGCGCAAGCGCATCTACCTGGCTCGGGGCGGGTCGGGCCCTCTTCCGGGCGATGACCCGGCGGAATTTCTGGAGGGCTGGGTGCGGGATGGCACGGGGGGAACCTGCTGGGCGATTTCGGGAGGATTCCACGCGCTTCTTCGCAGCCTCGACTTCCGGGCCAGTCGCGTGCTCTCCACGATGCTCGTCGGACCGGCGGATGCTCCGCCCAATCACGGCAGCGTCACGGTCGAACTCGAAGAAGGCAACTTTCTGGTCGATCCGACGATGAAGCTTCACAAACCCCTGCGATTGAGCGCGGAACCGACGTCGGTCGCACACGACGCGCGGGGGGCGGAATGCCAGCCGATGGGTCCCGGCTGGACGGTCAGCTTCAGCCCACTTCACCTCGATCAGCCCCTTCGATGCCGACTCGACCGACTCGACGCAACGGCCGCGGATTGCCGCTCGAGACATGAAGACACTCGCGGCTGGAGTCCGTTCAATTATCAAGTTTACGCGCGAGTTGCACGACCGGATCGTTCCGAAGCGATCACCTTCGGAAGTCGTGTCCTGCTCGAGAACGACGGAACGATGACGCGAGACCCGGCGGATGAGAAGATGCGCAAGGCGTTCTTGATCGAAGAGGTGGGGATGAGCGAGGAAATCGTCAGTCAGCTGCCCGCCGACGAAAAGACTCCTCCGCCACCGGGTTCAAAGACGGCCGCTGAAAACCGCGCCTAA
- a CDS encoding MBL fold metallo-hydrolase, with translation MQPEILDPPVAQGSSSAVVEGPKGEIANRDLIEHSKRFVPRLWTVTERVHCAVGYGLANSTAIQAPEGLVIVDTGESVEEAGDHVAAVRAITDLPTRAVIYSHSHYVDGTTAWLRENEPALRVYGHERIPDTRANIAGEIGPAYNRRACLQFGLFLPQQGPDAMPNHGIGPFFFNPNHSKRTPGFLPLTDPIRGETETEIAGLRFHFIPAAADSEDSLIIWLPDEGVVINNNIWPALFNIYPLRGEAYRDPLLLVEAIDRIRSFDPEHLVGVHGPPISGRGAVRDALRDYRDAIQFLWDQTVRGINRGFGPDELAWSVRLPAHLETSPLCRQFYGAVPHHVRQIHTGLFGWYGTDPCDLFPPPPQVEAQRMVVGFGGRNRVLEQARNSLENDEASWAARLASWLVRIDSGDGDARQIEATALRSLAQQTTSSNVRSVCLTRALELEGTVDTSFLNQRPAAERQVLAAAPTRFVKALRVQLDPEKSSAVSQTGAWHFKDSEVNCGLTVRGGVAEFLESAPETADFELHLELPLWARLWSGKLSLADAVASGELVLVGELEHVEAFFELFDHVNLRGPTQ, from the coding sequence ATGCAGCCCGAGATCCTTGACCCACCTGTCGCCCAGGGCTCCAGTAGCGCCGTCGTCGAGGGGCCGAAAGGGGAGATTGCCAACCGTGACCTGATCGAACACTCCAAACGCTTTGTGCCCAGACTCTGGACTGTTACGGAGCGCGTTCACTGCGCGGTGGGCTATGGCCTCGCCAACTCAACCGCCATTCAAGCTCCGGAAGGTCTGGTCATCGTGGATACCGGTGAATCCGTGGAAGAGGCCGGTGACCACGTGGCAGCGGTTCGCGCGATCACTGATCTGCCGACACGGGCCGTGATCTACTCGCATAGCCATTACGTTGACGGCACGACAGCCTGGCTTCGGGAGAACGAGCCCGCGCTTCGCGTGTACGGTCACGAACGCATTCCCGATACTCGCGCCAACATCGCCGGTGAAATCGGACCGGCCTACAATCGACGGGCGTGTCTTCAGTTCGGACTCTTCCTGCCCCAGCAGGGTCCGGATGCCATGCCGAATCACGGGATCGGTCCCTTCTTCTTCAATCCAAATCACTCCAAGCGTACTCCGGGCTTTCTGCCGCTCACCGATCCGATCCGGGGAGAGACCGAGACCGAGATCGCGGGCCTCCGCTTCCATTTCATTCCAGCCGCCGCAGACAGTGAGGACTCGCTGATCATCTGGCTGCCGGATGAAGGCGTGGTGATCAACAACAATATCTGGCCAGCGCTCTTCAACATCTATCCGTTGCGGGGCGAGGCGTATCGCGATCCGCTGCTCCTGGTCGAAGCCATCGACAGAATTCGCAGTTTCGATCCGGAACACCTGGTCGGTGTTCACGGGCCTCCGATTTCGGGTCGAGGTGCGGTGCGCGACGCGCTGCGCGACTACCGCGATGCGATTCAGTTCTTGTGGGATCAGACCGTGCGCGGAATCAACCGCGGTTTCGGCCCCGACGAACTCGCCTGGTCGGTGCGGCTCCCCGCGCATCTGGAGACTTCACCGCTCTGCCGTCAGTTCTACGGAGCTGTTCCCCATCACGTGCGCCAGATCCACACCGGGCTCTTCGGCTGGTATGGCACCGATCCCTGTGATCTGTTTCCTCCTCCACCCCAGGTCGAAGCGCAGCGTATGGTCGTCGGTTTTGGGGGCCGCAATCGGGTTCTGGAACAGGCGCGGAATTCTCTGGAAAATGATGAAGCGTCCTGGGCCGCGCGCCTCGCGAGCTGGCTCGTGCGCATCGACTCGGGGGATGGCGACGCACGCCAGATCGAGGCGACCGCGCTTCGCTCGCTGGCCCAACAGACCACATCGTCCAATGTGCGTTCCGTGTGTCTGACCCGAGCACTCGAACTCGAGGGCACGGTTGATACGAGTTTCCTGAATCAGCGACCGGCTGCCGAGCGTCAGGTTCTGGCCGCGGCCCCGACGCGTTTCGTAAAGGCGCTGCGCGTCCAGCTCGATCCGGAAAAGAGTTCCGCCGTGTCGCAGACGGGGGCCTGGCACTTCAAGGACTCGGAAGTGAACTGCGGTCTCACGGTGCGCGGTGGTGTCGCGGAATTTCTGGAGTCCGCGCCGGAAACTGCGGATTTCGAGCTTCATCTGGAATTACCGCTCTGGGCTCGGCTCTGGTCGGGAAAGCTCTCGCTGGCGGACGCTGTCGCCAGTGGCGAGCTTGTCCTGGTCGGAGAACTCGAGCACGTCGAGGCGTTCTTCGAGCTATTCGATCATGTGAACCTCAGAGGTCCGACTCAGTAG
- a CDS encoding epoxyqueuosine reductase has protein sequence MDSPKELTEFALEFVKTYGAVAAGVSTLETLAGGPPSADLEHVLEGARSAVTFALPLDQEKILTYLAKQDHASHQADNLRTTNLVTGIATNLASYWTQHGIPSYGVDANFVFRQDTPRGMMDFMPDISHRYLAARSGVGWFGFSGNIITEENGAAVLLGTTVTTAELEPTEPLAAEDKYCDDCQLCLASCNSGMFDKTEKTTVTMGDRDFCYSKRKSYHRCDLVCGGFTGLSKNGKWSTWSPGRFDIPESDEEFLPALAGAIMASSPRPEIEGGFFHPGMGSARKLNLTCGNCQLLCHPDRDERKRRYKLLTKSGVVVQNEDGSLEAVSPARAKKHLAEMSPERRATYQKD, from the coding sequence GTGGATAGCCCGAAAGAACTCACGGAATTCGCGCTCGAGTTCGTGAAAACCTATGGCGCCGTCGCCGCAGGAGTGTCGACGTTGGAGACGCTCGCCGGAGGCCCGCCTTCTGCCGATCTGGAGCACGTGCTCGAAGGGGCCAGGTCCGCAGTCACGTTTGCGTTGCCGCTCGACCAGGAGAAGATCCTCACCTACCTGGCCAAACAGGATCACGCCTCTCACCAGGCCGACAACCTCAGGACGACCAACCTGGTCACAGGGATTGCCACCAATCTGGCTTCCTACTGGACTCAACACGGAATTCCGTCCTACGGGGTCGACGCCAATTTCGTCTTTCGTCAAGACACGCCCAGGGGCATGATGGACTTCATGCCCGACATCTCCCACCGCTATCTCGCGGCCCGTTCGGGTGTTGGCTGGTTCGGCTTTTCGGGGAATATCATCACCGAGGAGAACGGCGCGGCGGTCCTGCTGGGCACGACGGTCACGACGGCTGAACTCGAGCCGACCGAACCGCTTGCGGCCGAGGACAAGTACTGCGACGACTGCCAGCTCTGCCTGGCGAGTTGCAATTCCGGGATGTTCGACAAGACCGAGAAGACGACGGTTACAATGGGGGATCGGGACTTCTGTTATTCCAAGCGGAAGAGTTATCACCGTTGCGACCTGGTCTGCGGAGGCTTCACCGGGTTGTCGAAGAACGGAAAATGGTCCACGTGGTCTCCGGGACGTTTCGATATTCCCGAGAGCGACGAGGAGTTCCTGCCCGCCCTCGCCGGAGCGATCATGGCTTCGTCGCCGCGACCCGAGATCGAGGGCGGTTTCTTCCACCCGGGAATGGGATCCGCGCGCAAGCTCAACCTGACCTGTGGAAACTGCCAGCTTCTGTGCCATCCGGATCGCGACGAACGCAAGAGGCGTTACAAGCTGCTGACCAAGAGTGGTGTCGTCGTCCAGAACGAAGACGGTTCCCTGGAGGCTGTCTCCCCGGCGAGAGCGAAGAAGCACCTGGCCGAGATGAGCCCCGAGCGGAGAGCGACCTATCAGAAGGACTGA
- a CDS encoding SDR family NAD(P)-dependent oxidoreductase, whose product MSAELFDLSGQVALCTGGSSGIGRRMAGARSRAGANVVLIGRRAEAISEALTEINDSDSGKAAGLVADLLDRDWFEERSLCSGPRAFQYLENGSASAAKILLRPSSSQD is encoded by the coding sequence GTGAGCGCAGAGCTATTCGATCTGTCGGGGCAGGTTGCCCTGTGCACCGGCGGCAGTTCCGGAATCGGTCGGCGTATGGCCGGGGCTCGGTCCCGTGCTGGAGCCAATGTGGTCCTGATCGGGCGACGTGCCGAGGCGATTTCGGAAGCGCTCACGGAAATCAACGACTCCGATTCGGGCAAAGCCGCTGGGCTGGTCGCCGATCTGCTCGATCGCGACTGGTTCGAGGAGCGCTCCCTCTGCTCCGGTCCCCGAGCTTTTCAGTACCTGGAGAACGGGAGTGCATCCGCTGCCAAGATTCTCCTGCGCCCCTCATCGAGTCAGGACTGA
- a CDS encoding isoprenylcysteine carboxylmethyltransferase family protein, with protein MENTFDRIQLIGLAAFVTLFVGRSIYMWRVRGINPIRLSRGKPLAEALIEACLVIVLPIWLYEIFAFAWPLPWHVFPEPLNVLVIDNTPARVVGCVLIASGIALFAAALLSFGDSWRVGIDQETPGGLVTGGVFAFTRNPIFVFMDVYALGSFLVSGRLLFGLFTVLTVVIIHQQIRREEAFLASCHGEAYSGYRDCTPRYLFW; from the coding sequence ATGGAAAACACCTTCGATCGCATCCAACTCATCGGCCTGGCCGCCTTCGTGACGCTCTTCGTGGGCCGCAGCATCTACATGTGGCGCGTGCGCGGCATCAATCCGATCCGGCTGTCTCGGGGCAAACCGCTCGCCGAAGCACTGATCGAAGCTTGTCTGGTCATCGTGCTGCCGATCTGGCTCTACGAAATTTTCGCCTTCGCCTGGCCGCTGCCCTGGCACGTCTTTCCCGAGCCTCTGAACGTACTCGTCATTGACAACACACCGGCCCGCGTCGTGGGTTGCGTCTTGATCGCATCGGGCATCGCGCTGTTTGCAGCGGCACTCCTTTCTTTTGGGGACTCCTGGCGCGTGGGAATCGATCAGGAAACTCCGGGCGGACTGGTGACGGGCGGAGTCTTCGCTTTCACGCGAAACCCGATCTTCGTGTTCATGGACGTCTACGCGCTCGGCAGTTTCCTGGTTAGCGGACGTCTCTTGTTCGGCCTCTTCACTGTCCTGACCGTCGTTATCATCCATCAGCAGATTCGCAGAGAAGAGGCGTTTCTCGCAAGCTGCCACGGCGAGGCGTACAGCGGTTACCGGGACTGCACTCCGCGCTATCTCTTCTGGTGA
- a CDS encoding pyridoxamine 5'-phosphate oxidase family protein, with the protein MGKITEEHRTLIEEVGLCFVASASADGTPNVSPKGSIAVLDDDHLVFAEIMSPHTRQNLQENSKISVCVCKPETFKAFQFKGTAELTSDGAVFDMLVQTIKEKKLPVPPPKHAVTIKVEEVRALGES; encoded by the coding sequence ATGGGAAAGATCACCGAGGAACACCGGACACTGATCGAGGAAGTAGGCCTGTGTTTTGTCGCATCGGCCTCCGCTGACGGCACGCCAAACGTCAGTCCGAAAGGCTCGATCGCCGTACTCGACGACGATCACCTGGTATTTGCGGAAATCATGAGCCCGCACACCCGGCAGAATCTCCAGGAGAATTCCAAGATCTCGGTGTGCGTGTGCAAGCCGGAGACGTTCAAGGCTTTTCAGTTCAAGGGCACCGCAGAGCTGACCTCCGACGGCGCCGTATTCGACATGTTGGTCCAGACGATCAAAGAGAAGAAGCTGCCCGTCCCCCCGCCCAAGCACGCCGTGACGATCAAAGTCGAAGAAGTTCGCGCACTGGGTGAGAGCTGA
- a CDS encoding metal-dependent hydrolase, which translates to MTIQASFPAAHSSRLPEGVSIQPRRYEFQDLDRVPQYWFAGNPIISHLENAFSILIPPGERFFIQSVRNFQDRAEDPEVKELIRAFIQQEGLHTRAHNELNRSFAKFGVDVDREVAFGDRIFNWMARRLPRKVQLGVTVFLEHLTATGAHVLFMEPKIAEFMHPEMLRFWRWHAAEELEHKAVAFDLFRAVGGGYLLRVFSAIVAIVFGLLPFNRVFLRMMKDDPTEITAEMKKQARDVNKIVMGPQLRMIGRFFKPSFHPWQCDDQKYLKQWYESAQLS; encoded by the coding sequence ATGACCATTCAAGCCTCCTTTCCCGCCGCACATTCTTCCCGGCTGCCCGAAGGTGTGAGCATCCAGCCGCGCAGGTACGAGTTTCAAGACCTGGATCGCGTCCCTCAGTACTGGTTCGCCGGCAACCCGATCATCAGTCATCTGGAGAACGCGTTTTCGATTCTGATCCCGCCGGGTGAGCGTTTCTTCATCCAGTCCGTTCGGAATTTTCAGGACCGCGCCGAGGACCCCGAAGTCAAGGAACTGATCCGAGCTTTCATCCAGCAGGAGGGACTTCACACACGCGCGCATAACGAACTCAATCGTTCGTTTGCGAAGTTCGGTGTCGACGTCGATCGCGAAGTCGCATTCGGAGATCGTATCTTCAACTGGATGGCGCGCCGACTCCCGAGAAAGGTACAACTCGGTGTTACGGTCTTCCTCGAACACCTCACGGCGACCGGCGCCCACGTCCTGTTCATGGAGCCGAAGATCGCGGAATTCATGCACCCGGAAATGCTGCGGTTCTGGCGCTGGCATGCCGCCGAAGAACTCGAACACAAAGCGGTTGCTTTCGATCTCTTCCGCGCAGTCGGGGGCGGTTATCTACTCAGAGTCTTCTCTGCGATCGTAGCGATCGTGTTCGGCCTCTTGCCTTTCAACCGGGTCTTCCTTCGCATGATGAAGGATGATCCGACCGAGATCACCGCCGAGATGAAGAAGCAGGCGAGGGATGTGAACAAGATCGTGATGGGTCCCCAACTCCGTATGATCGGACGCTTCTTCAAGCCGTCTTTCCACCCCTGGCAATGCGACGATCAGAAGTACCTGAAGCAGTGGTACGAATCCGCCCAGCTCAGCTGA
- a CDS encoding cobalamin-binding protein produces MAESSVLQRAPHGACIPPFPFGSRYHARGRPADGDLLVAQNTELYEAVLSGDKNSAVELTRAALDASVDPQSLIDDAMIPAMDEVGRLFEEEEYFVPELLLAARAMKSALELIRPLLAETGAPSKGRIVIGTVQGDLHDIGKNLVSAMFEGAGFDVIDLGSDVPAEQFVAAAKEKDADLVGLSALLTVTMQSMKSVVDGLEAAGLRDRVKVLVGGAPLSTSYADEIKADAYADNATAAVRAAFQLLGV; encoded by the coding sequence ATGGCTGAGTCCAGTGTTCTTCAACGCGCGCCACACGGCGCCTGCATTCCCCCTTTTCCCTTCGGCTCGCGCTATCATGCTCGCGGCCGGCCGGCCGACGGAGATTTGCTCGTGGCGCAGAACACAGAACTCTACGAGGCTGTACTCAGCGGAGACAAGAACTCGGCGGTGGAACTGACGCGCGCAGCCCTCGATGCGTCCGTCGACCCCCAGTCATTGATCGACGATGCGATGATCCCAGCGATGGACGAGGTGGGGAGACTCTTCGAGGAAGAAGAGTACTTCGTGCCCGAACTCCTGCTCGCAGCCCGTGCCATGAAATCGGCCCTCGAACTGATCCGCCCTCTACTCGCAGAGACCGGCGCCCCGAGCAAAGGCCGCATCGTCATCGGCACCGTTCAGGGGGATCTTCACGACATCGGCAAGAACCTGGTATCGGCCATGTTCGAAGGCGCGGGCTTCGACGTCATCGATCTTGGAAGTGACGTCCCGGCCGAGCAGTTCGTGGCGGCCGCAAAGGAAAAGGACGCGGATCTCGTGGGCCTTTCGGCCCTGCTCACGGTAACCATGCAGTCGATGAAGTCGGTCGTCGACGGACTCGAAGCGGCCGGGCTGCGAGATCGGGTGAAGGTCCTGGTGGGCGGCGCCCCACTCTCGACGAGCTACGCCGACGAGATCAAGGCTGACGCCTATGCAGACAACGCCACCGCCGCGGTTCGCGCCGCCTTTCAACTGTTAGGGGTCTGA
- the hisD gene encoding histidinol dehydrogenase — translation MPPQYLKKAQRTPVSTEQETRRIVSEILAEIEAGGEDRARRYGVELDGWRGDIRMSREAVEAAAEQVPSQLKDDLRYAHERVRSFAEKQLASISEFETELSPGLWAGQKLIPIETAGCYVPGGRYAHVASAIMSITTAKVAGVRNIVACSAPGTDRGGIHPAILYAMDLAGADHVLALGGVQGVAALAYGLFSGCEANILVGPGNRFVAEAKRMLFGRTGIDLFAGPTEILIIADANADAEIVACDLVGQAEHGFDSPAWLVATDRGLAERVMEKMQVLIDDLPEAQQQAADAAWRDFGEVVLCKDDEEAAQVSDVYAPEHLEIQTDNLDWYVDRLRNYGSLFVGEETTVAFGDKCSGTNHILPTKGAGNYTGGLSVHKFIKIVTTQRMTREANREVAAVTARVSRLERMEGHARTGDIRLAKYFPDTPFDLVP, via the coding sequence ATGCCCCCTCAGTATCTGAAGAAGGCCCAACGTACGCCGGTGAGCACGGAACAGGAAACTCGTCGCATCGTCAGCGAGATCCTGGCGGAAATCGAGGCCGGAGGCGAAGACAGAGCCCGCAGATACGGCGTCGAACTCGACGGCTGGCGGGGCGACATCCGGATGTCCAGAGAAGCCGTGGAGGCCGCGGCCGAGCAGGTGCCTTCCCAGCTCAAGGACGATCTGCGTTACGCGCACGAGCGCGTGCGCAGTTTTGCCGAGAAACAACTGGCCAGCATCTCGGAATTCGAGACCGAGCTATCGCCGGGGCTCTGGGCGGGTCAGAAGCTGATCCCGATCGAAACGGCTGGATGTTATGTGCCGGGCGGACGCTACGCCCACGTCGCATCGGCAATCATGAGCATCACCACGGCGAAGGTCGCGGGTGTACGCAATATCGTCGCCTGTTCGGCTCCCGGGACGGATCGCGGCGGCATCCACCCCGCCATCCTCTACGCAATGGATCTCGCGGGTGCGGACCACGTCCTTGCACTCGGGGGTGTCCAGGGAGTTGCGGCGCTGGCTTATGGTCTCTTCAGCGGATGTGAAGCCAATATCCTGGTCGGCCCTGGTAACCGCTTCGTCGCCGAAGCCAAGCGCATGCTCTTTGGCCGGACGGGTATCGATCTCTTTGCCGGTCCCACGGAGATACTCATCATCGCAGACGCGAACGCGGATGCGGAAATCGTGGCATGCGACCTGGTCGGTCAGGCAGAGCACGGTTTCGACTCACCGGCCTGGCTGGTTGCAACCGATCGCGGACTGGCTGAGCGAGTCATGGAGAAGATGCAGGTTCTGATTGACGATCTTCCCGAAGCTCAGCAACAGGCGGCCGATGCGGCCTGGCGGGACTTTGGCGAAGTGGTGTTATGCAAAGACGACGAAGAAGCCGCACAGGTCAGTGATGTGTATGCGCCCGAGCATCTGGAAATCCAGACGGACAATCTCGACTGGTATGTGGATCGGTTGCGCAACTACGGCTCGCTCTTCGTCGGTGAGGAAACCACCGTCGCTTTTGGTGACAAGTGTTCCGGGACCAATCACATTCTTCCCACCAAGGGCGCCGGGAACTACACGGGTGGATTATCCGTGCATAAGTTCATCAAGATCGTCACGACACAGCGCATGACCCGCGAAGCCAATCGCGAGGTCGCGGCGGTGACGGCTCGAGTCTCGCGACTGGAGAGGATGGAGGGACACGCGCGCACCGGCGACATCCGCCTGGCCAAGTATTTCCCCGATACGCCTTTCGATCTGGTCCCGTGA
- a CDS encoding pyridoxal-phosphate dependent enzyme: MTLSINPLISRLRCSLSGREVDSKGFTSPVGLCSCCPAPGRPVEVEYDLERAVREKRIVGMFDRTADTAPQGMLRYAPLLPVHGLAQDYAADVGATPIIRHDALSRDLGVDYFIKCEGGNPSNSFKDRGLVIGVAFGAACGAQRFCLPTQGNAGVAAALFCSRLGLPPAIVYMPDGYQQSIYQRACTFFGGDVRFAGENIAAAGAKMREELAAPLASGEYVDLSTFFEPGRLEGKKTMGLEIFDHFGPTTLPDWILYPTGGGTGLVGIWKALAELIELGLLDERQPLPRLVAVQSEACAPVVRSFEKGLEQVEPVESTGTVADGLDVPRAIMGHRMLAALRESGGTAIAVLESHTVAAFEEYGRRGVSAGFESAALLAALRSMRVSGTIAEGARVLLLHTSGPFAGLDRA, translated from the coding sequence ATGACACTTTCCATCAATCCGCTGATCTCCCGACTGAGATGTTCGCTATCGGGTCGGGAGGTCGACAGCAAAGGCTTTACGTCTCCCGTCGGGCTGTGTTCGTGTTGTCCCGCACCGGGGCGGCCGGTCGAGGTCGAGTACGATCTCGAGCGCGCCGTGCGCGAGAAGCGAATCGTCGGGATGTTCGACCGAACCGCGGACACCGCTCCCCAGGGGATGCTGCGCTACGCCCCATTACTTCCGGTGCACGGGCTCGCGCAAGACTACGCGGCCGACGTCGGAGCCACACCGATCATCCGGCACGACGCACTCAGCCGAGATCTCGGCGTCGACTACTTCATCAAGTGCGAAGGTGGAAACCCGTCGAACAGCTTCAAAGATCGCGGGTTGGTGATCGGCGTCGCGTTTGGAGCCGCGTGTGGTGCGCAGCGTTTCTGTCTGCCAACCCAGGGCAACGCGGGTGTGGCCGCCGCGCTCTTCTGTTCGCGACTGGGCCTGCCACCCGCCATCGTCTATATGCCCGATGGCTATCAGCAGAGCATCTACCAGCGCGCCTGCACGTTCTTCGGCGGTGATGTGCGCTTCGCGGGTGAGAACATCGCTGCGGCCGGTGCGAAGATGCGCGAGGAACTCGCTGCTCCGCTTGCCAGCGGTGAGTACGTGGACCTGTCCACGTTCTTCGAACCGGGCCGCCTGGAGGGCAAGAAGACCATGGGCCTGGAGATTTTTGACCACTTTGGTCCCACCACGCTGCCGGACTGGATCCTCTATCCGACCGGGGGCGGAACTGGACTGGTGGGAATCTGGAAGGCGCTGGCGGAACTCATCGAACTGGGCCTGCTCGACGAGCGCCAGCCATTACCCAGACTGGTTGCCGTGCAATCGGAAGCCTGCGCGCCCGTGGTCCGCTCCTTCGAAAAGGGCCTGGAACAGGTGGAGCCGGTCGAGTCCACCGGTACGGTCGCCGACGGACTGGACGTACCCCGAGCCATCATGGGCCATCGCATGCTCGCCGCTCTGCGCGAGTCGGGTGGCACCGCGATTGCGGTCCTGGAGTCGCACACCGTCGCGGCCTTCGAGGAATACGGACGACGCGGTGTGAGTGCGGGTTTCGAAAGTGCGGCACTACTGGCGGCCCTGCGCAGCATGCGCGTCAGCGGAACGATCGCTGAAGGCGCGCGGGTTCTCCTGCTCCATACTTCCGGGCCGTTTGCCGGGCTTGACCGCGCCTGA
- a CDS encoding NAD(P)/FAD-dependent oxidoreductase, with protein sequence MTVDRVDAIVVGAGVVGLAVARALARMGRDVVILEAERDYGLQTSSRNSEVIHAGIYYPQGSLKARLCVEGKQALYRYCEARNVPHRRIGKLIVATRDEDIPVLESLKLSAARNGVDDLERLSGEQAMELEPALYCKAALLSPSTGIIDSHGFMTALLADAQEAGAQLSVNTTFEAGHADGKNLRVRSGEMELDCDVLINAAGLGAQEVAGAIEGLDASTIPRRYLTKGSYFVTPGKPAFTRLIYPVPNTASLGIHVTLDVAGQMRFGPDQEWVEEVSYRVDEASAAKFAESVLRYFPGLDESALVPSYAGVRPKVQAPGEPMADFAIYGPEVHGIPGLVNLFGFESPGLTAALSIAREVLSRIGLDSELE encoded by the coding sequence GTGACTGTAGACAGGGTCGACGCAATCGTTGTCGGAGCCGGGGTCGTCGGGCTCGCGGTAGCCCGGGCTCTCGCACGCATGGGGCGCGATGTGGTGATCCTCGAAGCGGAACGAGACTACGGGTTGCAGACCTCGTCCCGCAATAGCGAAGTGATTCACGCCGGGATCTACTACCCGCAGGGGAGCCTCAAGGCGCGACTTTGCGTCGAGGGCAAGCAGGCGCTCTATCGCTACTGCGAGGCGCGGAATGTTCCACATCGCCGGATCGGCAAGCTGATCGTCGCGACCCGCGATGAGGATATCCCGGTGCTCGAGAGCCTGAAGCTCAGCGCCGCCCGAAACGGGGTCGACGACCTGGAGAGGTTGTCGGGTGAGCAGGCGATGGAACTCGAACCCGCGCTGTACTGCAAAGCGGCGTTGCTGTCGCCGTCCACCGGCATCATCGACAGTCACGGCTTCATGACGGCACTCCTCGCCGACGCTCAAGAAGCCGGTGCGCAACTGTCCGTGAACACGACGTTCGAAGCGGGCCATGCGGACGGTAAAAACCTGCGCGTCCGCAGTGGCGAGATGGAACTCGATTGCGATGTCCTGATCAACGCGGCTGGACTCGGCGCTCAGGAAGTGGCCGGGGCCATCGAAGGACTCGACGCGAGCACGATACCGCGCCGCTATCTGACCAAGGGCAGCTATTTCGTGACTCCGGGCAAGCCCGCATTCACACGCCTGATCTACCCGGTTCCCAATACCGCAAGCCTGGGGATTCACGTCACACTCGACGTGGCCGGCCAGATGCGTTTCGGGCCCGATCAGGAGTGGGTCGAAGAGGTGAGTTATCGGGTCGATGAGGCGAGCGCCGCGAAGTTCGCCGAATCGGTGCTTCGCTACTTCCCCGGGTTGGATGAATCCGCCCTGGTCCCTTCCTACGCCGGAGTTCGTCCCAAGGTTCAGGCTCCCGGCGAGCCGATGGCCGATTTCGCCATCTACGGACCCGAGGTACACGGAATTCCCGGTCTGGTGAATCTCTTCGGTTTCGAGAGCCCGGGTCTTACGGCTGCACTGTCGATTGCACGCGAGGTGCTGAGTAGAATCGGGCTGGATTCGGAACTCGAGTGA